A window of the Desulforapulum autotrophicum HRM2 genome harbors these coding sequences:
- a CDS encoding flagellar basal body-associated FliL family protein, translating into MQQVFFDFFQALGYERCMFGKKKEKTVESDKGPDLKKTAEKKSSAPGESPVTRGPSPRSLKFRKRLKYIIIAMLVLCVLVGGGFAGYTFFLNKETGRHYVEKELAHITLPPEMMKFCFQNLPDLFDEFQRFSLEMTRLDREIQRIEAIAAAYPDQSSIADKEKKIWTSARTRSLKNFEKIESRVRQIYVTFQINLETGTTRLDQERPELLQQTTEIIKPILALTDRIKTTGQPPDGGWVKKTIYKIKHLFI; encoded by the coding sequence ATGCAACAAGTTTTTTTTGACTTTTTTCAGGCACTCGGGTATGAACGGTGTATGTTTGGTAAAAAAAAAGAAAAAACCGTTGAATCGGACAAAGGGCCTGACCTGAAAAAAACGGCTGAAAAAAAATCTTCAGCACCGGGGGAATCACCTGTGACAAGGGGACCCTCACCCAGGTCTCTGAAATTTCGAAAACGCCTCAAATACATCATCATTGCGATGCTTGTTCTGTGTGTCCTGGTCGGGGGCGGATTTGCCGGGTATACCTTTTTCCTGAACAAGGAAACGGGCCGGCATTATGTTGAAAAAGAGCTCGCCCATATTACCCTGCCCCCGGAAATGATGAAATTCTGCTTTCAGAACCTGCCCGACCTTTTTGATGAATTTCAGCGATTCAGTCTTGAAATGACGCGCCTTGACCGTGAAATACAGCGCATAGAAGCCATTGCCGCAGCCTATCCTGACCAGTCTTCCATTGCAGACAAGGAAAAAAAAATCTGGACCAGCGCAAGAACCCGAAGCCTTAAAAATTTTGAAAAGATTGAAAGCCGAGTCAGGCAGATATATGTAACCTTCCAGATCAATCTGGAAACCGGAACGACAAGACTTGACCAGGAACGGCCGGAACTTTTACAACAAACAACCGAAATTATAAAACCAATTCTGGCCCTGACGGACCGAATTAAAACCACCGGACAGCCCCCTGACGGTGGATGGGTCAAAAAAACCATTTATAAGATCAAACATCTGTTCATCTAA
- a CDS encoding LexA family transcriptional regulator — translation MMNKIDGLIARILEVTGIRSQTELADALGINRSGITHARRKNEIPDRWIVKLYRKFGLNPVWIETGAGRVFLNVETSQDIEFKTIPKVKARLSAGSGSFETLSDVTDYLSFQSRWLTRKGSANAMVAMEVFGNSMEPELRAGDTVLIDQSQTEILAGAIYALGIEDTILVKRIEKHPNKLVLTSENRDYQPIFLSLDEVEKVRIIGKVVWSCREYR, via the coding sequence ATGATGAATAAAATTGACGGTTTAATCGCACGTATTCTTGAGGTGACCGGGATTCGGTCCCAGACGGAACTTGCCGATGCCCTTGGCATCAACCGGTCGGGCATTACCCACGCCCGCAGGAAAAATGAGATTCCAGACCGCTGGATTGTAAAACTTTACCGCAAATTCGGTTTAAACCCCGTTTGGATCGAAACCGGGGCTGGCAGGGTCTTTCTTAATGTGGAGACAAGCCAGGATATTGAATTTAAAACCATTCCCAAGGTCAAGGCAAGGCTTTCCGCCGGCTCCGGGTCGTTTGAAACCCTGTCGGATGTGACGGACTATCTGTCCTTTCAGTCACGCTGGCTGACAAGGAAGGGGTCGGCAAACGCCATGGTTGCCATGGAGGTTTTTGGAAACAGCATGGAGCCGGAATTAAGGGCCGGAGACACGGTGTTGATCGACCAGTCCCAGACAGAAATCCTGGCCGGTGCCATTTATGCCCTTGGTATTGAGGATACCATCCTTGTAAAAAGAATTGAAAAACATCCCAACAAGCTGGTGCTTACCAGTGAAAATAGGGATTATCAGCCGATTTTTCTATCCCTTGACGAGGTTGAAAAGGTGAGGATCATCGGCAAGGTGGTGTGGAGCTGCCGGGAGTATCGGTAA
- the glpX gene encoding class II fructose-bisphosphatase, producing MEAPQRNLALDLVRATEAAALASGRWLGKGDKENGDRAAVEAMRISFKTLDMDATVIIGEGEKDKAPMLYNGERLGNGKGLKVDLAVDPVEGTNLLALGRPNAIAVVSAAPAGAMLDPGPSFYMRKLVVPAQAKGCVDLDAPVGENLIKIARALDKDVSDLVVFVLEKPRHQGLIQKIRETGARIQLHTDGDVAGALMAVNPDSGVDLMMGTGGTPEGVLAACAIKALGGEMLCRFDPQLESEKRAVLDFGLDLKTVLTADTLVKGDDVYFAATGISGGTFLRGVRYTGGGATTHSIGMRGKTGTVRILESRHNWEKLMGFSSVKYDS from the coding sequence ATGGAAGCACCCCAGAGAAATCTTGCCCTTGACCTTGTAAGGGCAACTGAAGCGGCAGCCCTTGCTTCGGGACGTTGGCTTGGCAAGGGAGATAAGGAGAACGGGGACAGGGCAGCGGTTGAGGCCATGCGCATTTCGTTCAAGACCCTTGATATGGATGCCACCGTGATCATAGGCGAAGGGGAAAAGGACAAGGCCCCCATGCTATACAACGGGGAGAGGCTCGGCAATGGCAAGGGACTCAAGGTGGATCTTGCCGTTGATCCGGTTGAGGGAACCAATCTGCTTGCCCTGGGAAGACCCAATGCCATTGCCGTTGTCAGTGCGGCCCCGGCAGGTGCCATGCTCGATCCCGGTCCCAGTTTCTACATGCGAAAACTCGTTGTCCCGGCCCAGGCAAAGGGGTGTGTGGACCTTGATGCACCGGTGGGTGAAAACCTGATCAAGATTGCCCGGGCCCTTGACAAGGATGTTTCAGATCTTGTGGTTTTTGTCCTTGAAAAGCCCAGGCACCAGGGGCTTATTCAGAAAATTCGGGAGACCGGTGCCAGGATACAGCTCCACACAGACGGGGATGTGGCAGGCGCCCTCATGGCCGTGAATCCCGATTCTGGGGTGGATCTGATGATGGGTACCGGCGGCACCCCCGAAGGCGTGCTTGCCGCCTGCGCCATCAAGGCCCTTGGCGGCGAGATGCTCTGCCGGTTTGATCCCCAGCTTGAATCGGAAAAAAGGGCTGTTCTGGATTTTGGCCTGGACCTGAAGACTGTTTTAACGGCTGACACCCTGGTAAAGGGCGATGATGTCTATTTTGCCGCAACCGGGATTTCGGGCGGCACTTTCTTGCGCGGCGTTAGATATACGGGCGGCGGCGCCACGACCCATTCCATTGGCATGCGGGGAAAGACGGGCACCGTGCGCATCCTCGAATCCAGGCACAACTGGGAGAAACTCATGGGTTTCAGTTCGGTCAAATACGATTCCTGA
- a CDS encoding acetate--CoA ligase family protein: MIPSSIENSEIYPIANPGSIAFFGASNNLAAMGTTVLGCICAMGYAGKIYPVHPKDREIKGFQAFQRVSDLPEIPDLAYIVLPTPVVVETLEACGQLGIRHAVIVSAGFNEVGGQGKQLQSELTAVAEKYGIRFLGPNCIGVINTHLNLNATFLPYEAGRGYIGMASQSGSFITQMSPHMSRLGMGFSTGFSIGNEANVDIVDCMAYLGACPNTRVIALYIESIRRGRAFIDTARAIVPKKPIVAFYVGGSDEGRRAGFSHTGALAGPDPLYNGVFRQSGVIRASSIEELFDFCYVLGASPPIQGNRVIVQTHSGGPGAAAADACGRNGLHLPALTAATLERLKPHVPHTASVANPVDLTFTKTPLDFFQTIPQILTADENADALLIYFLATSRMIQVVLEALGVSDDMSGDKAEEIIIQQADAIAALGEQIKKPIVGFSFLARKESSLIRALQDRGIPVLPSPERGARALAALVKYKNLREKLTQG; encoded by the coding sequence ATGATACCTTCATCCATTGAAAACAGTGAAATTTATCCCATTGCAAACCCTGGAAGCATTGCATTTTTCGGGGCCTCGAACAACCTGGCCGCCATGGGCACAACCGTACTGGGCTGCATCTGCGCCATGGGATACGCCGGAAAAATCTACCCGGTTCATCCAAAGGATCGTGAGATCAAAGGGTTTCAGGCCTTTCAAAGGGTGTCAGACCTGCCGGAGATACCGGATCTGGCATATATCGTGCTCCCCACCCCAGTTGTCGTTGAAACCCTCGAGGCCTGCGGTCAATTGGGAATTCGCCACGCAGTGATTGTTTCTGCAGGATTTAACGAGGTGGGCGGACAAGGAAAACAGCTGCAGAGCGAACTCACGGCCGTTGCAGAAAAGTATGGAATCCGGTTCCTCGGACCCAACTGCATCGGTGTGATCAACACCCACCTCAACCTCAACGCCACCTTTCTTCCCTATGAAGCGGGTAGGGGGTATATCGGCATGGCATCCCAGAGCGGCAGTTTCATCACCCAGATGTCACCCCACATGAGCCGCCTGGGCATGGGGTTCAGCACAGGATTCAGTATTGGGAATGAGGCCAATGTGGACATTGTGGACTGCATGGCATACCTGGGCGCATGTCCCAATACACGGGTGATCGCCCTTTACATTGAATCCATCCGCCGGGGAAGGGCCTTTATCGACACGGCAAGGGCCATTGTCCCGAAAAAACCCATTGTGGCATTTTATGTGGGGGGATCGGATGAAGGCAGACGGGCCGGTTTTTCCCACACGGGCGCCCTTGCCGGACCAGACCCCCTTTACAACGGCGTGTTTCGCCAAAGCGGGGTGATCCGGGCAAGCTCCATTGAAGAGCTGTTTGATTTCTGCTATGTCCTTGGGGCCTCTCCCCCGATACAGGGCAACCGGGTGATCGTTCAGACCCATTCAGGCGGTCCTGGGGCTGCGGCAGCAGATGCCTGCGGACGAAACGGTCTTCATCTTCCAGCCCTGACCGCTGCAACCCTTGAACGGTTAAAACCCCATGTGCCCCATACGGCCAGTGTGGCAAACCCTGTGGATTTAACCTTTACCAAGACACCCCTTGATTTCTTCCAGACCATTCCCCAGATACTGACGGCCGATGAAAATGCAGATGCACTGCTCATCTATTTTCTGGCAACGAGCCGGATGATCCAGGTGGTATTAGAGGCCCTTGGTGTTTCAGATGACATGTCCGGGGACAAGGCGGAAGAGATCATCATTCAGCAGGCAGATGCCATTGCTGCACTGGGCGAACAGATCAAAAAGCCGATTGTGGGATTCTCGTTCCTGGCCCGGAAGGAATCAAGCCTGATCAGGGCGCTCCAGGACCGGGGGATACCTGTACTGCCAAGCCCTGAACGGGGAGCCAGGGCCTTGGCGGCCCTGGTGAAGTACAAAAACCTCAGGGAAAAACTGACCCAGGGTTAA
- a CDS encoding acetate--CoA ligase family protein codes for MEIIQTALEEGLPALSEHQSKKVLEAFGIPTTRETLVHGCKEAVVTAETMGYPVVLKACAAHLMHKSEKNCVRLNLTGPDQVRDAYDSIMDSIDVEIDGILVQEAIHGQRELIMGMTRDPQFGACIMLGMGGIATEIFKDSVFRVAPFDRGEATDMARELKAAAMLGRFRGQARADMDTICNCLMALAAIALDHPEISEIDINPLIIDPQGKVTAVDALVVLGNR; via the coding sequence ATGGAGATCATTCAAACCGCATTAGAAGAAGGCCTTCCCGCACTTTCAGAGCATCAGTCAAAAAAAGTATTGGAAGCCTTTGGTATACCAACAACACGTGAAACCCTTGTCCACGGTTGCAAAGAGGCCGTTGTCACCGCAGAAACCATGGGTTATCCCGTTGTCTTAAAGGCATGCGCTGCCCATCTGATGCACAAGAGCGAAAAAAACTGTGTTCGGCTGAACCTGACAGGCCCGGACCAGGTCAGGGATGCCTATGATTCGATTATGGATAGCATTGACGTTGAGATTGACGGCATCCTTGTGCAGGAGGCCATCCATGGTCAGCGTGAACTGATCATGGGCATGACCCGGGATCCCCAGTTTGGGGCCTGCATCATGCTGGGAATGGGCGGAATCGCAACCGAGATCTTCAAGGATTCCGTGTTCCGGGTCGCCCCATTTGACCGTGGAGAAGCGACTGACATGGCCCGGGAATTAAAAGCTGCGGCCATGCTTGGCCGGTTTCGAGGCCAGGCCCGGGCCGACATGGACACCATCTGCAACTGCCTCATGGCCCTTGCAGCCATTGCCCTTGACCACCCTGAAATCTCAGAAATAGATATTAATCCACTGATCATCGATCCCCAGGGTAAAGTTACAGCCGTTGACGCCCTGGTGGTTTTGGGAAATCGATAA